One segment of Hippopotamus amphibius kiboko isolate mHipAmp2 chromosome 2, mHipAmp2.hap2, whole genome shotgun sequence DNA contains the following:
- the LOC130845684 gene encoding olfactory receptor 4F3/4F16/4F29-like → MLTKPMDGANHSVVSEFVFLGLTNSWEIQLLLFVFSSSFYMASMMGNSLIMLTVTSDPHLHSPMYFLLANLSFIDMGFSSIFSPKMLYDLFRKRKVISFRGCIAQIFFIHIIGGVEVVLLIAMAFDRYVAICKPLHYQTIMSPRTCIFFIVAAWMIGLIHSTVQLAFVVNLPFCGPNVLDSFYCDLTRFIKLACVDTYQLEFMVTANSGFISVGSFFILIISYIIIILTVQKHSSVGSSKALSTLSAHITVVVLFFGPLMFFYIWPFPSTHLDKFLAIFDAVLTPFLNPVIYTFRNHEMRVAMRRVCRQLVSYRKSPK, encoded by the coding sequence ATGCTAACAAAGCCAATGGATGGAGCAAATCACTCTGTGGTGTCAGAGTTTGTATTCCTGGGACTCACCAATTCATGGGAGATCCAGCTTCTCCTCTTTGTGTTCTCCTCTAGTTTTTACATGGCAAGCATGATGGGAAACTCCCTCATTATGCTTACTGTGACCTCTGACCCTCACTTACACTCCCCCATGTACTTTCTGTTGGCCAACCTCTCCTTCATTGACATGGGATTTTCTTCTATCTTTTCTCCCAAGATGCTTTATGACCTTTTCAGAAAGCGTAAAGTCATCTCCTTTAGAGGCTGCATTGCTCAGATCTTCTTCATCCACATCATTGGTGGTGTGGAGGTGGTGCTGCTCATAGCCATGGCCTTTGACAGATACGTTGCCATATGTAAGCCTCTCCACTATCAGACCATCATGAGCCCAAGGACGTGCATCTTCTTTATAGTGGCTGCCTGGATGATTGGCCTTATCCACTCCACGGTTCAACTAGCTTTTGTGGTAAACTTACCATTCTGTGGCCCTAATGTGTTGGACAGCTTTTACTGTGACCTAACTCGATTCATCAAACTTGCCTGCGTAGACACATACCAACTAGAGTTCATGGTCACAGCCAACAGTGGATTCATCTCTGTTGGCTCCTTCTTCATTCTGATCATCTCCTATATCATCATCATTCTCACTGTTCAGAAACACTCTTCTGTGGGTTCATCCAAGGCTCTGTCCACACTTTCAGCTCACATCACTGTGGTAGTCTTGTTCTTTGGTCCTTTGATGTTTTTCTATATATGGCCATTTCCCTCCACACATCTGGATAAGTTTTTGGCCATCTTTGACGCAGTTCTCACTCCGTTCCTGAATCCTGTTATTTACACATTCAGGAATCACGAAATGAGGGTTGCAATGAGGAGAGTATGCAGACAGCTAGTGAGTTACAGGAAATCTCCTAAATGA